The proteins below come from a single Candidatus Omnitrophota bacterium genomic window:
- a CDS encoding DUF393 domain-containing protein gives MGPGTARLWHKAFLERRPTLSLGLFRLAIACTVGAHMLPSFFHLDENFLATAFKTKNPSFFPIWTLQLVDRSPDWLVMVWVAIFCVSLMTFALGLCSQTSCIVMTIACYYFYALNAFQIGTLSFDILLVTLVLMCVTSYHGDFLSLDALWHGNPRWYKRLRPFFVQRLLQIQLAVTYWCTALHKITAGGNWLTENPYCALMHYPPTGVVRSFPGRAWLAQHPGLCDTIGLTVIVCELLVPVLWFIPRLRAIGIALGFLFHLLLWATLHVPTIFLFLFPPMMLLFIAPESLVAWIERRQARHAEQGRGVLVYDGQCGFCVASVRRLRVLDLFGWLDPLDFHRQPDLEQLNPGLTPQRCRSEMMLLEPNGNLSGGFDAFAKMTQRLPLLWWLWPVIRLPGAAVIGRWVYRWIATHRYLLHRNPTCKSNQCHASDFN, from the coding sequence ATGGGACCTGGCACCGCTCGTCTGTGGCATAAAGCGTTCCTCGAGAGACGACCCACCCTGAGTCTCGGCCTGTTCCGGCTCGCTATCGCCTGCACCGTCGGCGCGCATATGCTGCCGTCGTTCTTTCACCTCGACGAAAATTTCCTCGCCACCGCCTTTAAGACCAAGAACCCTTCCTTCTTTCCCATCTGGACGCTGCAACTTGTTGACCGCAGCCCGGATTGGCTGGTCATGGTCTGGGTGGCCATCTTCTGCGTCTCGCTGATGACGTTTGCGCTCGGGCTCTGCTCCCAAACGAGCTGCATCGTGATGACCATCGCGTGCTATTACTTCTACGCTCTGAATGCGTTTCAAATCGGCACGCTGAGCTTCGACATTCTGCTGGTTACGCTCGTGTTGATGTGCGTCACCAGCTACCACGGCGACTTCCTCTCGCTGGATGCGCTGTGGCACGGCAATCCGCGGTGGTACAAGCGCCTGCGGCCGTTTTTCGTGCAGCGGCTGCTGCAGATTCAGCTTGCGGTCACCTACTGGTGCACCGCGCTGCATAAAATCACCGCGGGCGGCAACTGGCTGACGGAGAACCCCTACTGCGCGCTGATGCATTACCCCCCGACCGGGGTGGTACGCAGTTTCCCGGGGCGCGCGTGGCTCGCACAGCATCCCGGCCTGTGCGACACGATCGGACTCACCGTCATCGTCTGCGAGTTGCTCGTGCCGGTCCTGTGGTTCATCCCGCGCCTGCGCGCGATCGGCATCGCCTTAGGATTCCTTTTTCACCTGCTGCTCTGGGCCACACTGCACGTGCCGACGATTTTTCTCTTCCTGTTTCCGCCGATGATGCTGCTGTTCATTGCACCCGAATCTCTGGTGGCGTGGATTGAGCGGCGGCAAGCGCGGCATGCTGAGCAAGGCCGCGGGGTGCTGGTCTATGACGGCCAGTGCGGGTTCTGTGTGGCGAGCGTGCGGCGGCTGCGCGTGCTGGATCTCTTCGGCTGGCTCGACCCCCTAGACTTCCATCGCCAGCCGGATCTTGAGCAGCTTAATCCTGGGCTGACACCGCAGCGATGCCGCAGCGAGATGATGCTCTTGGAGCCGAACGGAAACCTCTCAGGAGGATTTGACGCGTTTGCCAAAATGACCCAGCGACTACCGCTGCTCTGGTGGCTGTGGCCGGTCATACGTCTACCGGGGGCTGCCGTCATCGGCCGGTGGGTCTATCGCTGGATCGCCACCCACCGGTATCTGCTCCACCGGAATCCTACCTGCAAGTCGAACCAATGCCACGCATCCGACTTCAACTAG